The following DNA comes from Leifsonia sp. 1010.
TCGCCAAGGGCAACCCCGCCCTGAAGAGCGCGCTGAACAAGGCGCTCCACGAGGCGATGGAGGACGGCACCTGGAAGAAGCTCTACCAGAAGTGGTTCCCCGGGTCGCCGATGCCGACCCAGTACCTGCCGAAGGCGGAGCAGACCTCGACGCCGACCCCGTCGAAGTAGGAGCTCAGGGAGATCCCCATGGACTGGCTGACCACCATCACGCACACCTTCTTCGACATCCCGTCGATGCTGCAGGTCTTCCCGCAGCTCCTCGGAGTCGGACTCGTCAACACGCTGATCATCTCGATCGCGGCGACCGTCATCGGCGTCGTGCTCGGCATGGTGGTCGCCGTCATGGGGATCTCCACCTCGCGCTGGCTCCGCATCCCCGCCCGCATCTACACGGACGTGTTCCGCGGGCTTCCGGCGATCCTCACCATCCTGCTCATCGGCCAGGGCTTCGCCCGGTTCTCGCAGTCGATCTTCGGGCCGTCCCCGTACCCGCTCGGCATCCTGGCGCTGTCGTTGATCGCGGCCGCGTACATCGGCGAGATCTTCCGCGCCGGCATCCAGAGCGTCGACCGCGGGCAACTCGAAGCCTGCCGGGCGCTCGGCCTCAGCTACGCGAAGGCCATGGCCCTCGTGGTCGTGCCGCAGGGCATCCGCCGGGTGCTCCCCGCCCTCGTCAACCAGTTCATCGCCATCGTGAAGGACTCGAGCCTCGTGTACTTCCTCGGGCTGCTGGTGGGCGAGCGGGAGCTGTTCCGCGTCGGCCAGGACGCCGCGGTGCTGACCGGCAACCTGTCACCGCTCGTGCTCGCCGGACTGTTCTACCTCGTGATCACGGTGCCGCTGACGCACCTCGTCAACTACTTCGACAACCGGTTCCGCACCGGACGACGCAAGCCGGCCCCGCCGAAGAGCGGACTGGACGAGCTGGACGAGGTCCAGCCGCCGGCACCCCTCACCCTCGGGAGCAACACATGACCTACACCTCTCCGCTTCCCGCGCAGCAGACGCCGGACTTCCGCGGCTCCGCGCTCGACCTCGTCGACCTGACGATGGCCTACGGCGATATCGACGTGCTCCGCGGCGTCAGCATCTCCGTCGCACCCGGCACCACCACCTGCGTCATCGGCCCTTCCGGGTCGGGCAAGTCGACGATGCTCCGCGGCATCAACCGGCTGCACGAGCCGAAGAGCGGGGATGTGCGCCTCGACGGCGAGAGCATCCTCGGGACGAAGCCGGATGTGCTTCGCCGCCGCATCGGCCTGGTATTCCAGCACTTCAACCTGTTCCCGGACCACACCGCCCTGCAGAACGTGATGCTGGCGCTGCGGTCGGTGAAGCGGATGCCGAAGGCGGAGGCGCAGCGGATCGCCGAGGAGCGCCTCGTCGAGGTCGGACTCGGCGAGCGGATGGACCACCGGCCGCGCGACCTCTCCGGCGGCCAGCAGCAGCGCGTCGCCATCGCCCGCGCGCTCGCCATGGAGCCGGAGGTCATGCTGTTCGACGAGGTCACCAGCGCGCTCGACCCGGAGCTCGTGAAGGGCGTGCTGAACCTGATGGCCGACCTGGGCCGCCGGGGCATGACGATGGTCGTCGTCACCCACGAGATGAACTTCGCCCGCAAGGTCGCCGACCAGGTCGTGTTCATGGACGAGGGCCGGGTCGTGGAGGCGGGACGACCGGACGACTTGTTCGACCGGCCGCAGAGCCCGCGCCTGCAGCGCTTCCTCTCGGAGGTGCTGTGATCCGCGTCGGCCTGATCGGCTACGGCGTCGCCGGCCGGGTCTTCCACGCGCCGTTCCTCGCGGCGGACCCCGCCTTCGAGCTCGCGGCGGTCGTCACGTCGCAGACGGACCGGCTGGCCGCCGACCATCCGGGCGCGACAGCGGTGCCGGACGTGGATGCGCTGCTCGCGCATCCCGGGCTCGACCTGGTGGTCGTCGCCTCGCCGACCCCGCTGCACGTCGCCCACGCGACGGCCGCCATCGACGCGGGGCTAGCCGTGGTCGTCGACAAGCCGTTCGCGCCGGACACGGCCGCCGGCCGGGCCCTGATCGAGCGCGCCGAAGGGGCGGGCGTTCCGTTCACCGTCTTCCAGAACCGCCGGTGGGACGGCGACTTCCTCACCCTGCGGCGTCTCGTCGGCGACGGGGCGCTGGGCGACGTCCGCCGCTTCGAGTCGCGGTTCGAGTGGTGGAAGCCCGCGGCCGACGAGTCGTGGAAGTCGACCACCTCCGCGCAGGAGGGCGGCGGCATCCTCTTCGACCTCGGCGCCCACCTCATCGACCAGGCCCTGCTGCTGTTCGGCCCGGCCCGGGTGACGCACGCCGAGCTGCGCAACCGCCGCGAGGCGGGCGCCGACGACGACGTGTTCGTCGTGCTCGAGCATGATGCCGGCACCACCAGCCACCTCTGGATGAGCGCCGTCGCGCCCATCGCCGGGCCGCGGTTCCGCGTGCTCGGCTCGCGCTCCGGCTTCGTCTCCTGGGGCCTCGACCCGCAGGAGTCGCAGCTCGCCAGCGGCACCCTCCCCGGCAACCCGCGGCTCGGGCAGGCGCCCGCGCCGGGGCGTCTCGGCACGGACGCGCACCCGGATGAGATCCCGCTCGTGCCCGGCGACTACGCCGCCTTCTACCGCGGGCTCGCCTCGGCGCTCCAAAACGGTACACCGCTTCCGGTGGACCCGCGGGAGAGCCTGGCGGCCCTCGAACTGATCGACACCATCCACACGCTGAACCGAAAGTGAGCACCATGACCGCACCATCCATCCGCACCCGCGTCGTCGTCATCGGCGGCGGCATCCTCGGTGTCTCGACGGCGACCCAGCTGGTCCGCTCCGGCGCCGAGGTGACGCTGCTGACCGAGGCGGAGCTCGCCAGCGGCGCCAGCGGACGCTCGCTCTCCTGGCTGAACACGGCCGGCCTGCGCTCGCCGGAGTACCACGCCCTGCGCCAGCTCGGCATCGACCGCTACCGCACGCTCGCGGCCCGCGCCGACGTCGCGGAATTCCTGCGCTTCGACGGCGGGCTGACCTGGGCGCCGGAGGGGGAGTCGTTCGCGCACATCCTGCAGCACGAGCGCTCCATCGGCTACGACGCCCAGTGGCTCAGCGCCGACGACATCGCCGAGTGGGCCCCCGGGGTCGACCCGGCGGCCATCGCCTCCGAGGGCGCCATCTTCAACCCGGGCGAGGGCTGGGTCGACCTGCCGTCGCTTATCGCGTACCTCGCGGCGGAATTCACGTCGCGCGGCGGAACGCTGATCACCAACGCCGGACACGTCGAGGTCGTGGTGGAGGACGGCCGGGCGGTCGGCGCCGTCACGCCGGACGGCCGTCGCTTCGACGCGGACGCCGTGCTGCTCGCGACCGGCCCGGGCGTGCCCGCGCAGGTGGCCGAGCACGGCGTGACGATCGAGGACGGCAGCCCGGAGGCGCTCCTCGTCTGGACGAAGCCCGTCCAGACCGAGTTGACGGCCGTGCTGAACACGCCCAACGTCGCGGTCCGGCCGACCCCGACCGGTGCGCTGGCGCTCGACTCGGCCTGGTCGGAGGAGGCGCTGATCGTCGGCGACGACGGCTCCGTGACCGTGCCGGACGGCATCGTCGACCGCCTGCTGGAGGAGGCGTCGCGCGTGCTCGCCGGTCACCCGACGCTGGAGCTGGACGGCTTTGGCATCGGCGGCAAGCCCATCCCCGGCGACGGCGAGCCCGTGCTCGGCGAGCTGGAGCAGATCGACGGCTACTTCGTGGCCTTCACCCACAGCGGCGCAACGCTCGGGCTGATCGCGGGCGAAATCCTCGCCCGCGAGATCCTGACCGGCGAGAAGTCGCCGCTCCTCGACACGTTCCGCCCGGCGCGCTTCTCGGCCGCCCTGGTGTGAACGTCGCGGAGGGGGCCCGCCGCTCCGGCGGCACCGTGGGATGGGCCCCCTCCGCCCCCCTTCGTCGCCCTTCTCGTCGCCCTTCTCGTTTGGCCGGGGGCCGCGTCCCCTGCCGTCTCCTAAGCTCGGAGCGTGGATGAGATCTCGGCGGCCGGCTTCCTGTTCGACATGGATGGGACGCTCGTCGACTCGACGGCGGTGGTCGAATCCGTCTGGACGGCCTTCGCCGACCGGTACGGGCTGGATGCGACCGCGCTCCTCGCGTACGCCCACGGACGGCAGGCGGTCGACACCGTCGCGCACTTCCTCCCCGCACTGACCGACGAGGAGCGGGCCGAGCTGGTCGGCGCGCTCGTCGCGGAGGAGGTCACCCGCACCGACGGCATCGTCGAGATCCCGGGTGCGGTCGCTCTGCTCCGTCGCCTCGTGGCCGACGGAGCGCCGGTCGCCGTGGTGACCAGTGCACCCCGCGAGCTGGCCGTCGGCCGGCTCCGCGCCGCCGGGGTCCCCGTGCCCGACGTGCTCGTCGCCGCGGAGGACGTCAGCCGCGGCAAGCCGGATCCCGAGGGTTACCTCCGCGCGGCCGAGCAGCTCGGCGTGCCGATCGGCGACTGCGTCGTGTTCGAGGACGCGGAGGCCGGGATCGCCGCGGCCGTGGCGTCCGGCGCACAGGTCGTCGTCGTCGGATCGCACGAATCGGCGGTCACCGCGGGCCTCGACCGGCTCACCGACTACGCCGGATTCCGGGCAGCGCTGCGCTGACAGGTACTGCATTGCGCGAGGGCGCCTGAGGCGAGCAGGATCGCGCCATGAGCACCAAGAGCGTGCCGCGGCGTGTCCCGCGCCGACCGGCGTCGAGCCTCTCCGAACGGTGGACCGTCGTCGACGGGGTCGACGTGTTCTACCGCGAGTCTCCGAACCCGCCGAACGCCCCGGCGATGATGCACGTGCACGGCTTCGGGCTGTCCGGCCGGTACCTGCTGCCGACCGCCGAGCGTCTCGCGAACGAGTTCCACACCCTCGTCCCCGACCTCCCGGGGTTCGGCCGGAGCGGCAAGGTGCCGGAGGGTCTCGACATCCCCGATCTCGCGCGTGACGCCGCGCGCTTCCTCGACGACCGGGGCATCGAGAAGGTCACGCTCGTCGGCAACTCGATGGGCTGCCCGGTCATCCTCGAGTTCGCGCACCACTATCCCGAACGTATCGAGCGTGCCATCCTCGTCTCGCCGGCGGGAGGCGTGTACAACCGGCCGCTGCGTCGGGCCATCGGCCAGCTGACCCGCGACGGAGGGCGTGAGCCGCCCCGGATGATGCGGGTGGCGACGCCGGACTACCTCCGCTTCGGGGTTCCGAGCACCTTCAAGATGTTCAGCGCCCTCACCTCGTACCCGTCGCTGGAGCGGCTGTTGGAGCTGCGCATCCCGACGCTCGTGGTGATCGGCGACCGCGACCCACTGCTGCCCGGCCCCGAGCGGGTGCAGGAGATCGCGTCGGCGACGGACAACCACGTGCTGGTGGTGCGGATCGAGGGAGCGGCGCACGCGATCAACTTCAGCCATCCCGGCGAGCTGGCTCACATCATCCGGCTCTTCATGGCCGACCAGCCGATCGTCGACGACCCCGATTCGCCCGGGCACGCGAGCCTGTACGAGATCCACCGCGGGCGACACCTGCCGCCGACGGAGTAGCGGCGGCTCAGGTCGAGGGGCTAGGAGCGCTGGAAGGATGCGGCGCCCGCGCAGAGCCGCGCCCGCACCCAGCCGCCGGTGTCGCTCAGCGGCAGTTCGCCCGAGCGGACGGACCGCACGAAGTCGAGCGCGAGATCGGTGAGGCGGCCGTCGGCGGTGTCGGGCGCATCCCGTCCGACGTGGATGGACAGCCAGCGGGCCGGACCCGACCCCACGCGGGCGGCGACCGAGACGATCCCGGCGAAGTGGCGCGCCTGGCCCTCCGTCCCGTCGTCCACGTGCCGGCGGAAGCCGCGGCCTCGGATGCGGTTGGAGCCGCCGCGCCCGGCGTCGAGGAACCAGAACGGACCGCGCCGGACCCCCGCGACCTCGTGGCCGAGGTCGCGAAGGAACCGCCCCGGCGACAGCGCCGGAGTCCGCGCAGCGAGGCGGTCGCAGGCAGCAGCGAGCTGCTCGCAGGCGCTCACGGTCACTTGTCGCGGCCGTTCACGAGCGCTTCCGCTCCGGCCTGCCACCAGACGCCCGCGGCCGGACCGCCGTTGCAACTGCCGTCGCTGACGCCGGGATGCTTCACCCAGAGCAGCGCATCCAGCTTGCCGTCGCTTCCTTCCGTCACCTTCGGGTCCTGCCCGAGAGCGGCGCCCGGCGGATTGCACCAGGTGCCCGTCCAGCCGTTGCCGTTGCGGGAGACGTCGATCACGTAGTGCTTCCAGCCGACCTTCGACGAGAGGCGGCCCGCGTAGTCGCGTTCGCGCTGCGTCGTGTCGAAGTTCGAGACATTGGTGAAGAAGCCGTGCGCCTCCTCGATGTTCGCGCGCTTCAGCCACGCGGCCTGGTCGTCCGGCGACAGCCAGCGGGCGTTCCCGCCGTCGAGGTAGGTGGCGACGCCCGCCCCCTCGAGGATGCTCACCGACGAGCGCAGCAGCGGAAGACGGACCTCCGCCGACCCCGCGCACTTCTCGGACGACAGCATGGCGAGCGAGTCAGGCTCCAGCAGGACGACCGCGCCGCTGCCCCGCAGAGTGGATGCCATGGTGCGGATCCACGGCAGGTACTGGTCGGCGGCGAGACCGCCTTTCGAGTAGCCGCCGCAGTCGCGATTCGGGATGCCGTAGGCGACGAAGACCGGGGTGGCCTTCTGCTCGCGCGCCTCGGCGATGTCCTTGCTGAGCTCTGTCACCAGGCGGTCACCCTGGAACCACTCGCCGAGCCAGACCGCAGTCGGCACTGCGGCGATCTCATCGGCGACGGCCGCACCGGCGGTGTCTCCGAGGCCGAGCAGGCGTTTCTGCGCCGCCGCTGCCTCGGTGTTCGGATCGAGGTACAGCCGTGGCGACGCGAACGCCGGCGCCTGGCGGTCGGTGGTCGGCGGTGGGCTGGAGTGAGTGCTCGCTGCCGGGGCCGGTGTTGCGGCCTTCAGGCCGACTCCCACGGCCGCGGCGACCGCGATGAGGGCGAGCGCCCCCACGACTGCTGCGACGACCGGTCTCCGCATCCGCTCCCCTCCCGCGCACTCCCGGAAGTCCACACCCTAACAGCGCCGGGTGGACCGCATCCGTGTCGCCCGGATTGGGGTACAGGATCGTGTCCTCCAAACGACCCACAGACCGGTCTTTCTGGCTATGCTCGCGGATGTCACACCCGAGTTACTGTCTTGAGCCCCGCGGGAGCCGACCCGAAACCGGTCCGCGGGAGAACCCGAACGCGCAAAGGACGTATCGTGCACACCACCCTGCCCTATAACCATGCCCACGACCGGGCCCAGCTGCTGGCCCGCCGTCACGAGCGCGACCTGCACTGGGCGAAGGAACGCCGTCGTCAGCACGAGCGCGAGAACGCGGAGGCGCGGGCGCTGCTCGCGACGCATCCGCTGCGGCTCGCCCGCGTCACGCTGGGGACGGCCGGCGCGGGCCTCGTGGTGATCGGCGCGGCCTGGGCGGTCGCCCTCGCCGTGACCGCCCCCGGGTGGCAGGCCGCCGTCGACGGCGCGGGCGCTGCTCTCGCCCTGGCCGTGC
Coding sequences within:
- a CDS encoding amino acid ABC transporter permease; the encoded protein is MDWLTTITHTFFDIPSMLQVFPQLLGVGLVNTLIISIAATVIGVVLGMVVAVMGISTSRWLRIPARIYTDVFRGLPAILTILLIGQGFARFSQSIFGPSPYPLGILALSLIAAAYIGEIFRAGIQSVDRGQLEACRALGLSYAKAMALVVVPQGIRRVLPALVNQFIAIVKDSSLVYFLGLLVGERELFRVGQDAAVLTGNLSPLVLAGLFYLVITVPLTHLVNYFDNRFRTGRRKPAPPKSGLDELDEVQPPAPLTLGSNT
- a CDS encoding amino acid ABC transporter ATP-binding protein; the encoded protein is MTYTSPLPAQQTPDFRGSALDLVDLTMAYGDIDVLRGVSISVAPGTTTCVIGPSGSGKSTMLRGINRLHEPKSGDVRLDGESILGTKPDVLRRRIGLVFQHFNLFPDHTALQNVMLALRSVKRMPKAEAQRIAEERLVEVGLGERMDHRPRDLSGGQQQRVAIARALAMEPEVMLFDEVTSALDPELVKGVLNLMADLGRRGMTMVVVTHEMNFARKVADQVVFMDEGRVVEAGRPDDLFDRPQSPRLQRFLSEVL
- a CDS encoding Gfo/Idh/MocA family oxidoreductase, producing MIRVGLIGYGVAGRVFHAPFLAADPAFELAAVVTSQTDRLAADHPGATAVPDVDALLAHPGLDLVVVASPTPLHVAHATAAIDAGLAVVVDKPFAPDTAAGRALIERAEGAGVPFTVFQNRRWDGDFLTLRRLVGDGALGDVRRFESRFEWWKPAADESWKSTTSAQEGGGILFDLGAHLIDQALLLFGPARVTHAELRNRREAGADDDVFVVLEHDAGTTSHLWMSAVAPIAGPRFRVLGSRSGFVSWGLDPQESQLASGTLPGNPRLGQAPAPGRLGTDAHPDEIPLVPGDYAAFYRGLASALQNGTPLPVDPRESLAALELIDTIHTLNRK
- a CDS encoding FAD-binding oxidoreductase; amino-acid sequence: MTAPSIRTRVVVIGGGILGVSTATQLVRSGAEVTLLTEAELASGASGRSLSWLNTAGLRSPEYHALRQLGIDRYRTLAARADVAEFLRFDGGLTWAPEGESFAHILQHERSIGYDAQWLSADDIAEWAPGVDPAAIASEGAIFNPGEGWVDLPSLIAYLAAEFTSRGGTLITNAGHVEVVVEDGRAVGAVTPDGRRFDADAVLLATGPGVPAQVAEHGVTIEDGSPEALLVWTKPVQTELTAVLNTPNVAVRPTPTGALALDSAWSEEALIVGDDGSVTVPDGIVDRLLEEASRVLAGHPTLELDGFGIGGKPIPGDGEPVLGELEQIDGYFVAFTHSGATLGLIAGEILAREILTGEKSPLLDTFRPARFSAALV
- a CDS encoding HAD-IA family hydrolase — its product is MDEISAAGFLFDMDGTLVDSTAVVESVWTAFADRYGLDATALLAYAHGRQAVDTVAHFLPALTDEERAELVGALVAEEVTRTDGIVEIPGAVALLRRLVADGAPVAVVTSAPRELAVGRLRAAGVPVPDVLVAAEDVSRGKPDPEGYLRAAEQLGVPIGDCVVFEDAEAGIAAAVASGAQVVVVGSHESAVTAGLDRLTDYAGFRAALR
- a CDS encoding alpha/beta hydrolase produces the protein MSTKSVPRRVPRRPASSLSERWTVVDGVDVFYRESPNPPNAPAMMHVHGFGLSGRYLLPTAERLANEFHTLVPDLPGFGRSGKVPEGLDIPDLARDAARFLDDRGIEKVTLVGNSMGCPVILEFAHHYPERIERAILVSPAGGVYNRPLRRAIGQLTRDGGREPPRMMRVATPDYLRFGVPSTFKMFSALTSYPSLERLLELRIPTLVVIGDRDPLLPGPERVQEIASATDNHVLVVRIEGAAHAINFSHPGELAHIIRLFMADQPIVDDPDSPGHASLYEIHRGRHLPPTE
- a CDS encoding glycoside hydrolase family 6 protein, which codes for MRRPVVAAVVGALALIAVAAAVGVGLKAATPAPAASTHSSPPPTTDRQAPAFASPRLYLDPNTEAAAAQKRLLGLGDTAGAAVADEIAAVPTAVWLGEWFQGDRLVTELSKDIAEAREQKATPVFVAYGIPNRDCGGYSKGGLAADQYLPWIRTMASTLRGSGAVVLLEPDSLAMLSSEKCAGSAEVRLPLLRSSVSILEGAGVATYLDGGNARWLSPDDQAAWLKRANIEEAHGFFTNVSNFDTTQRERDYAGRLSSKVGWKHYVIDVSRNGNGWTGTWCNPPGAALGQDPKVTEGSDGKLDALLWVKHPGVSDGSCNGGPAAGVWWQAGAEALVNGRDK